One Synechococcales cyanobacterium T60_A2020_003 genomic region harbors:
- a CDS encoding transposase — protein MKPQYRIRNWSEYNAGLKARGSLTFWIEESVLGQWVVEELSGKPGASVLYSDLAIQTMATVK, from the coding sequence ATGAAACCTCAATACCGCATCCGCAACTGGTCAGAGTATAACGCTGGATTGAAGGCTAGGGGAAGCCTCACCTTCTGGATCGAAGAATCTGTGCTGGGGCAGTGGGTGGTCGAGGAGTTGAGCGGCAAACCCGGCGCGTCAGTTCTTTATAGTGACCTTGCGATTCAAACAATGGCGACCGTCAAAG